One Anatilimnocola floriformis genomic window, GAAGGCTGCGGGCGAACTGAAGACCAAGCCGACGCAGCACTCGGTGGGTTTGCTGCGGCAGATTGGTATTCAGCCCGATATTCTGATTTGCCGCACCGAGCGGTCGATCGATCGCGACGATCGCGAAAAGATCGCCCTCTTCTGCAATGTGCCGCTCGAAGCCGTCATCGAAGAGAAGGACAAGGATTTTTCGATCTACGAAGTGCCGCTGAGCCTCGTCGACAACGGCCTCGATAAGTTCATCGTGAAGCGCCTGCAGCTGACAGCTGGTTCGCTGAACATGGACGCTTGGAAAGATCTGCTGCACAACCTCCGCAATCCGAAGCACGAAATCAGCATTGCCGTCGTCGGCAAATACGCCGAGCACAAGGATGCGTACAAGTCGATTTACGAATCGATCGATCACGCTGGCATTCATCATCATTCGCAAATCCGCATCGGTCGGATTCAAAGCGAAGAGATCGAGCGCGAAGGGGCCGCCGCGTTGCTGCAAGGCTACGACGGCATTCTCGTTCCCGGTGGTTTCGGCGAGCGCGGCATCGAAGGCAAAATCGAAGCCATCAAGTTTGCACGCGAGCGCGGCATTCCGTTCTTCGGCATTTGCCTCGGCATGCAGTGCGCGGTGATCGAGTTCGCCCGCAATGTCGTGAATCTGAACGGCGCGCACTCGACCGAGTTCAGCAAAGACACACAGCATCCCGTCATCTGCCTGCTCGACGATCAAAAGAACATCGTCGACAAGGGTGGCACGATGCGGCTTGGCACGCACCCGGCTGCACTCGCCGACGACACGCATGCCCGCGACTGCTACGCCCAGCCGCAAGTGCAAGAACGCCACCGCCATCGCTACGAATTCAATAACGCCTACCGCCAGCAGTTCGCTGCGAATGGTCTGGATGTGACTGGTTCGAGTCCCGATGGCAAACTGGTCGAGATCGTCGAGATCCCCGGCCACCCCTGGTTTCTCGCCGTGCAGTTCCATCCGGAATTCAAATCGAAGCCGACGCAGGCTCATCCGCTGTTCGCGGGTTTTGTGCAAGCCGCCATCGAACGCCACTCACAACGCGGGGAACGGATCGCGGAAGTGAGCGCTTCGTAGCTTTCGCGTGGCGGTTTACTTCAACCGCTTGAGCATCAAGGATGCAAACAGTCCGAGCGCTGCAGCAGTAGCTGCGGTGCAAAGGTTTCGCGCAAGCGAATCGCTTGCTCTTCATCGATGCCGCAGCACTCCAATTTGACGAGCGCACCTTGCAGCCGCGACATCAATTGAACGACGTCGCATTCGTCCATGTGCCCCGTCGAGATCGTCACCTCTTGCAGGGTGGGGATTGGATAGATGCTCTGCAACTCTGCCGGAGAAGCGTACACTTCCAGGCACTTAACGGAACTTTCCGGAGAGACACAACGCCAAAAGTTCGAGAACCCGCCTCCGCTGTAAATGAAGACGGGGCAGTTCAGCTTGATGTCGGTCGTGCTAGACCAATCGCCCCGCTGTTGCACACTAATCGAGCCGCTTGTGCAGTTGTTCAGAAAGAAGGTTGCCGCAGCAGGATCCAGGCGATGCAAAAC contains:
- a CDS encoding CTP synthase — its product is MTKHIFVTGGVVSSLGKGLTSASIGMLLERRGLRVRMQKLDPYINVDPGTMSPYQHGEVYVLDDGSETDLDLGHYERFTHGPLTRDSNYTTGQIYLSVINQERRGEFLGKTVQVIPHITNEIKNCIAKLATPDVDVVITEIGGTVGDIESQPFLEAIRQFALDVGKDNCLYIHLTLVPYLKAAGELKTKPTQHSVGLLRQIGIQPDILICRTERSIDRDDREKIALFCNVPLEAVIEEKDKDFSIYEVPLSLVDNGLDKFIVKRLQLTAGSLNMDAWKDLLHNLRNPKHEISIAVVGKYAEHKDAYKSIYESIDHAGIHHHSQIRIGRIQSEEIEREGAAALLQGYDGILVPGGFGERGIEGKIEAIKFARERGIPFFGICLGMQCAVIEFARNVVNLNGAHSTEFSKDTQHPVICLLDDQKNIVDKGGTMRLGTHPAALADDTHARDCYAQPQVQERHRHRYEFNNAYRQQFAANGLDVTGSSPDGKLVEIVEIPGHPWFLAVQFHPEFKSKPTQAHPLFAGFVQAAIERHSQRGERIAEVSAS